Proteins from a genomic interval of Xiphias gladius isolate SHS-SW01 ecotype Sanya breed wild chromosome 23, ASM1685928v1, whole genome shotgun sequence:
- the atp11c gene encoding phospholipid-transporting ATPase IG isoform X2 produces MLRRRLNRLLGGDERRADSRTIYVGHRSGSTSEAIIPPKFCDNRIVSSKYTVWNFLPKNLFEQFRRIANFYFLIIFLVQVIVDTPTSPVTSGLPLFFVITVTAIKQGYEDWLRHKADNEVNKYPVTVLEDGRRIQKESEKIKVGDVVEVQEDQTFPCDLILLQSSRDDGTCFVTTASLDGESNHKTHYTVPDTERDLESLNTTIECEQPQPDLYKFVGRMHIYKNNQEPAVRSLGPENLLLKGATLKNTQKICGVAVYTGMETKMALNYQGKSQKRSAVEKSINAFLLVYLCILVSKALVCTTLKYVWQSKPGQDEPWYNEKTQREKDTNLYLKMFTDFLSFMVLFNFIIPVSMYVTVEMQKFLGSFFITWDKDFFDPEIKEGALVNTSDLNEELGQVEYVFTDKTGTLTQNNMEFIECCIDGFQYKYRDATSELDGFCVTDGPVNKLQQKAGREKEELFLRALCLCHTVQVKESTEQGQGLGDGQTDQVDCLGVDGEGLHPLQEQRGFIASSPDEIALVKGAMRYGFTFLGLESKTMKILNRNNDVEMYELLHVLNFDPVRRRMSVIVRSKSGDTLLFCKGADSSIFPRVRQEEVERIRMHVERNATEGYRTLCVAYKYLSAEEYAQADEGLKEARLALQDREEKLMAVYNQLETGMSLIGATAVEDRLQEEAAETMEALQGAGIKVWVLTGDKMETAKSTCYACRLFQRSTELLELTVRTLEDGMRRREERLHDLLIEYHKKAVQDSPPVKAGVTRSWSSANQDYGFIIDGATLSMVLNSSSESNSICYKNLFLQICQNCTTVLCCRMAPLQKAQIVKMVKNSKGSPITLSIGDGANDVSMILEAHVGIGIKGKEGRQAVRNSDYAIPKLKHLKKLLLAHGHLYYVRIAHLVQYFFYKNLCFILPQFLYQFFCGYSQQPLYDAAYLTMYNICFTSMPILAYSLLEQHICIEVLLDNATLYRAIAKNAMLRWGPFLYWTLLGVFHGLLFFFGVRYLFSNPALQDNGQVFGNWSYGTVVFTVLVFTVTLKLALDTRHWTWINHFVIWGSLAFYVFFSFFWGGIIWPFLRQQRLYFVFANMLSSVSAWLVIILLIILSLMPEILLVVFRKPRGPHARQKPIQSSVGGLQSPRSSARPLLMRTFSDESNTVI; encoded by the exons CTTGGCGGTGATGAGAGAAGAGCTGACAGTAGGACTATCTATGTTGGTCATCGGTCTGGCTCCACCAGTGAGGCTATCATCCCACCGAAGTTCTGTGATAACAGGATTGTGTCCTCCAAG TATACCGTTTGGAACTTTCTACCAAAGAACCTGTTTGAACAGTTTAGAAGAATTGCCAATTTCTACTTCCTTATCATCTTCCTGGTGCAG GTGATAGTGGACACTCCCACCAGCCCAGTCACCAGTGGCCTACCCTTATTTTTTGTGATCACAGTAACGGCTATCAAGCAG GGCTATGAGGACTGGCTAAGGCACAAGGCTGACAATGAGGTAAATAAGTACCCAGTGACAGTGCTAGAGGACGGCCGGAGGATACAGAAGGAGAGTGAGAAAATCAAG GTTGGCGATGTTGTGGAGGTGCAGGAAGATCAGACCTTTCCCTGTGATTTGATACTGCTGCAGTCTAGCCGTGATGACGGCACATGCTTTGTTACCACAGCAAGTCTGGATGGAGAGTCCAACCATAAA ACACATTACACAGTgccagacacagagagggatcTGGAATCTCTCAACACCACCATTGAGTGTGAACAGCCACAGCCTGACCTTTACAA GTTTGTTGGCCGCATGCACATCtacaaaaataatcaggagCCTGCAGTGAG GTCTTTGGGCCCCGAAAACCTACTGCTGAAAGGCGCAACTTTAAAGAACACTCAGAAAATCTGTG gTGTTGCAGTTTACACTGGCATGGAGACAAAGATGGCTCTCAACTACCAGGGCAAGTCTCAGAAACGCTCTGCTGTGGAGAA GTCTATCAATGCCTTCCTTCTCGTATACCTTTGCATACTGGTGAGCAAGGCCCTAGTATGCACCACACTTAAGTATGTATGGCAGAGCAAGCCCGGACAGGATGAGCCTTGGTACAACGAGAAAAcccagagagagaaggacaccAATCTG TATCTAAAGATGTTCACTGACTTCCTGTCCTTCATGGTGCTCTTCAACTTCATCATTCCGGTGTCCATGTACGTGACGGTTGAGATGCAAAAGTTTTTGGGATCCTTTTTCATCACATGGGACAAGGACTTCTTTGACCCTGAAATCAAGGAGGGTGCATTGGTCAACACCTCAGATCTCAACGAGGAGCTGGGACAG GTGGAGTATGTCTTCACAGACAAGACAGGCACTCTCACTCAGAATAACATGGAGTTCATCGAGTGCTGCATTGACGGCTTCCAGTACAAGTACCGCGACGCCACCTCAGAGTTGGACGGATTCTGTGTCACAGATGGACCTGTGAACAAACTACAGCAGAAAGCTGGCAGG GAGAAGGAAGAACTATTTCTGCGTGCCCTGTGTCTGTGCCACACAGTCCAGGTGAAGGAGTCTACAGAGCAGGGTCAAGGCCTAggggacggacagacagaccaGGTGGATTGCTTAGGGGTGGATGGAGAGGGGCTCCATCCACTGCAGGAGCAGAGAGGCTTTATAGCCTCCTCACCTGATGAGATTGCTCTGGTCAAGGGTGCCATGAG GTATGGCTTCACATTTCTGGGTCTTGAAAGTAAAACCATGAAAATTCTCAACAGGAACAATGATGTTGAAAT GTATGAACTCCTTCACGTGTTGAACTTTGACCCAGTGAGAAGGCGAATGAGTGTAATAGTGAGATCCAAATCAG GTGATACACTCCTCTTCTGTAAGGGAGCAGACTCTTCTATCTTTCCCCGTGTCAGGCAGGAAGAGGTCGAAAGGATACGCATGCATGTGGAACGTAATGCAACC GAGGGCTACCGGACACTGTGTGTGGCCTACAAATATCTGAGTGCAGAGGAGTACGCCCAGGCAGATGAAGGATTGAAGGAAGCTAGACTGGCTCTgcaggacagagaagagaagctCATGGCTGTTTATAACCAATTGGAGACTGGGATGAGTTTAATAGGAGCTACTGCTGTAGAAGATCG GCTTCaagaggaggcagcagagacCATGGAGGCTCTCCAGGGGGCAGGTATTAAGGTTTGGGTCCTAACAGGGGACAAGATGGAGACGGCAAAGTCCACCTGTTATGCATGTAGATTGTTCCAGAGAAGTACAGAGCTGTTGGAGCTAACAGTGCGCACTCTGGAGGATGGAATGAGGAGGCGTGAGGAACGACTGCATGACCTTTTGATTGAATATCATAAGAAAGCTGTGCAGGATTCACCACCAGTTAAAGCAGGCGTCACCAG GAGCTGGTCTTCAGCAAACCAAGACTATGGTTTTATTATAGATGGAGCCACTCTGTCAATGGTGCTCAACTCCTCCTCTGAATCCAACTCTATTTGCTACAAGAACCTGTTCCTGCAGATTTGTCAAAACTGCACAACTGTGCTCTGCTGCCGCATGGCTCCTCTACAAAAGGCACAG ATAGTCAAAATGGTGAAGAACTCTAAAGGCAGCCCAATAACTCTTTCCATTGGAGATGGTGCCAATGATGTCAGCATGATTTTGGAAGCTCATGTAGGCATTG GTATTAAGGGTAAAGAGGGTCGCCAGGCGGTGAGGAACAGTGATTATGCCATCCCCAAACTCAAACACCTCAAGAAACTTTTGCTGGCTCATGGGCATCTCTACTATGTTCGCATTGCACACTTGGTGCAGTATTTCTTTTACAAG AACCTTTGCTTCATTTTACCTCAGTTTTTGTACCAGTTCTTCTGTGGCTATTCCCAGCAA CCCCTGTATGACGCAGCCTATCTGACGATGTACAACATCTGCTTCACCTCTATGCCCATCCTGGCTTACAGCCTCTTGGAGCAGCACATCTGCATTGAGGTTCTGCTGGACAATGCTACCCTCTACAG AGCGATTGCTAAGAATGCCATGTTACGGTGGGGACCATTCCTCTACTGGACGTTACTGGGAGTCTTCCATGGATTGCTCTTCTTCTTTGGTGTTCGGTATCTGTTCAGTAACCCAGCGTTGCAGGACAACGGCCAG GTTTTTGGGAACTGGTCCTATGGAACAGTTGTCTTCACTGTCCTTGTCTTTACTGTCACACTAAAG CTTGCTCTGGACACAAGGCACTGGACGTGGATCAACCACTTTGTAATCTGGGGATCCCTGGCTTTCTAcgtgtttttcagtttcttctgGGGAGGAATAATATG